One part of the Sorangiineae bacterium MSr11954 genome encodes these proteins:
- a CDS encoding alpha/beta fold hydrolase has translation MANINLPKTPFDLKNPLDAAQQAAQKAQQAAQDLAQQAQQTAQQVAQQAQQTAQQAAQQAQQTAQQAADAVGQLTGKFLSPLMKFNQAFFESCLQPERLPPGAQDAYVETASSVQKPPPGTNPVVLIHGTLANRYNTFRNLSPEIKAAGFAVFALNFGGLPTLPKVIGGAADIRESAKELARFVDDVLSKTGAKKVDLVGHSQGGGILPRWYIKYLGGKDKVDKLIGVAPGNHGCSAMGLSTLTYMICNLLRIQNIFSAPANALVGPALLQQTDGSPSNLHPELDEGGDCCDGVHYVNIVTIRDEAVTPYGNGYLKAGDGQKVTNLTLQDYDGYKFDMTEHLGMTSNPVVIELVKRALAGKPVDTKSVMVTPSPLYFTP, from the coding sequence ATGGCCAATATCAATTTACCGAAGACGCCATTCGACCTAAAGAATCCACTGGATGCTGCGCAACAGGCCGCGCAAAAGGCGCAGCAGGCCGCGCAGGACCTCGCGCAACAGGCGCAGCAGACGGCACAACAGGTCGCGCAACAAGCGCAGCAGACGGCACAACAGGCCGCGCAGCAGGCGCAGCAGACGGCGCAGCAGGCCGCGGATGCGGTGGGGCAGCTGACGGGTAAATTCCTCTCGCCCTTGATGAAGTTCAACCAAGCTTTCTTCGAGTCGTGTCTGCAGCCGGAGCGCCTTCCGCCCGGCGCGCAAGACGCCTACGTCGAAACCGCCAGCAGCGTCCAAAAGCCTCCGCCCGGAACGAACCCCGTGGTGCTCATCCACGGCACCTTGGCCAACCGTTACAATACGTTCCGGAACTTGTCTCCGGAGATCAAGGCGGCAGGATTTGCGGTTTTCGCCCTCAACTTTGGCGGGCTACCCACCCTTCCGAAGGTCATCGGCGGCGCTGCGGACATTCGGGAATCCGCCAAAGAGCTCGCGCGATTCGTCGACGACGTATTGAGCAAGACCGGTGCCAAGAAAGTCGACCTGGTGGGCCACTCCCAAGGCGGTGGCATCCTACCCCGCTGGTACATCAAATACCTGGGCGGAAAGGACAAAGTCGACAAGCTGATTGGGGTCGCCCCCGGCAACCACGGCTGCTCGGCAATGGGTCTGTCGACTCTCACCTACATGATCTGCAATCTTCTTCGCATTCAAAATATCTTCAGCGCGCCGGCCAACGCGCTCGTCGGCCCGGCGCTGCTTCAGCAGACCGACGGCTCGCCGAGCAATCTCCATCCGGAGTTGGACGAGGGCGGCGATTGCTGCGACGGCGTCCACTACGTGAACATCGTGACGATCCGTGACGAAGCCGTCACACCGTACGGGAACGGCTATTTGAAAGCGGGGGACGGTCAAAAGGTCACCAACCTGACCCTCCAAGATTACGATGGGTACAAGTTCGACATGACCGAGCACCTCGGCATGACGAGCAACCCCGTGGTCATCGAGCTCGTCAAGCGCGCTCTCGCTGGAAAACCGGTCGACACGAAGAGCGTGATGGTCACGCCGTCGCCCCTTTATTTCACACCGTAA
- a CDS encoding alpha/beta hydrolase family protein, with the protein MLRAHWLDYLLSLVMARRPLFGSGWGDSARLDRFLMGLGLEEPPEPLAIAWSPSREYRGFVVRDGTFESPIAELPHAAHRGHLRALLPRRQRFARPRAMYVSLAGSGEEGFAVRLRLFGPLVEHFGIGVLLLENPFYGLRRPPGQRGSAIRTVSEHMLMNLAMVKESLGLLESLAEQGHTRLGVTGFSMGGAMAALTAAITPRPVAVAIFCAGRAPKYAFTRGLLTRSIDFEHLGLTEGGREAARGRLRRLFATADLDRHPVPRCPKAAVIVGARHDGYVSPEEVQRLHELWKGSEVRWLDTGHVGAMLRHTVALRRAAVDAIDRLVVVRREDTITPGTPSVAERPNCVSL; encoded by the coding sequence ATGCTGCGCGCGCACTGGCTCGATTATTTGCTTTCGTTGGTGATGGCCCGCCGTCCTCTCTTCGGCTCCGGCTGGGGCGATTCGGCGCGCCTCGATCGCTTCTTGATGGGCTTGGGGCTGGAGGAGCCGCCCGAGCCCCTGGCGATCGCATGGTCCCCCTCGCGGGAGTACCGCGGCTTCGTGGTCCGCGACGGCACCTTCGAGTCGCCCATCGCGGAGCTTCCCCATGCCGCGCACCGCGGGCACTTGCGCGCGCTCTTGCCGCGGCGGCAGCGCTTTGCGCGCCCTCGGGCCATGTATGTGTCGCTCGCGGGATCCGGCGAAGAAGGGTTTGCCGTGCGCCTGCGCCTCTTCGGCCCCTTGGTGGAGCATTTCGGCATTGGCGTGCTCCTGCTCGAAAATCCGTTCTACGGGCTGCGGCGGCCTCCGGGGCAACGGGGCTCGGCGATCCGTACGGTGAGCGAGCACATGTTGATGAACCTCGCGATGGTGAAGGAGAGCCTCGGCCTGCTCGAGTCGCTCGCCGAGCAAGGGCACACCCGGCTAGGGGTGACGGGCTTCAGCATGGGCGGGGCCATGGCCGCGCTGACGGCGGCGATCACCCCGCGCCCGGTTGCCGTGGCCATCTTCTGCGCGGGGCGCGCGCCGAAATATGCGTTTACGCGCGGGCTGCTCACCCGCTCGATCGACTTCGAGCACCTGGGCCTGACGGAAGGCGGCCGCGAGGCAGCGCGGGGCAGGCTGCGCCGGCTGTTCGCCACGGCGGATCTCGATCGGCACCCCGTGCCGCGCTGTCCGAAGGCCGCGGTGATCGTGGGCGCGCGCCACGATGGCTATGTGAGCCCGGAGGAAGTGCAGAGGCTGCACGAGCTGTGGAAGGGAAGCGAGGTTCGATGGCTGGACACGGGTCACGTGGGCGCCATGCTCCGCCACACGGTGGCTCTGCGCCGCGCGGCGGTCGATGCCATCGATAGGCTGGTGGTGGTGCGAAGGGAAGACACCATCACCCCGGGCACCCCGAGCGTGGCGGAGCGCCCGAATTGCGTGTCGTTGTGA